The following nucleotide sequence is from Streptomyces bathyalis.
CACGATCCGACGCTGGGGCGGCTGATCACGCTGCGCAGCGGCCGCACGCTCACGGGTGTGCAACTCCAGATGGAGTACTGCGAACTCGCGCGCAAGTACGTCGAGGAGCGCTGGGGCGCCGACGCGGACAAGCAGACCCAGGACGTCCTCACCCGATGGGAGGACGTGCTGACGAGGCTGGAGCAGGACCCGATGAGCCTCTCCGGGGAGCTGGACTGGGTCGCCAAGCGCGAGCTCATGGAGGGCTACCGCCGCCGTGACCAGCTCGGCTGGGACGCGGCACGGCTGCACCTGGTGGACCTGCAGTACGCGGACGTACGCCCCGACAAGGGCCTCTACAACCGCCTGGCCAACCGGGGCAACATCCAGCGGCTGCTCGAGGAGGAGGCCATCCAGCGGGCCGTCGGCAAGCCGCCGGAGGACACCCGCGCCTACTTCCGCGGCCGCTGCCTGGAGCAGTACGCGGACGACGTGGCCGCCGCGTCCTGGGACTCCGTCATCTTCGACCTGCCGGGTCGTGACTCTCTGCAACGAGTTCCCACGCTGGAGCCGCTGCGCGGCACCCGGGACCACGTCAAGGAACTTCTGGACCGCTGCCGCACCGCGGAGGACCTGGTGAGGGTGCTTTCCGGAGGCTGAGATACGGCTATTCCGTGCCGCATGCGGGAATCACCGGGGTGGTACTCCGACGTTGGAGAAGTGAAGGGCCGATGTCAGTCCCTGCTTGTAGGGTCTGATCTTGTACGTCACGCGTACACCGAACCGAGCGGGGTGAGGATATGGCGACCAAGGACACCGGCGGCGGGCAGCAGAAGGCCACGCGCCAGACCGAGGAAACCGAGGAACAGACTGACGAGACGCAGGTCTCCGAGGACCTCAAGGAGCGCCAGGAAGCACTCTCGGACGATGTGGACTCCGTCCTGGACGAGATCGATGACGTCCTTGAGGAGAACGCCGAGGACTTCGTGCGGTCCTTCGTTCAGAAGGGCGGAGAGTAGTCGCGTGATCACCGTCCTGCGTCCCCGGCAGCGGGGGCGCAGGACGGATGACTTCCGGGCCTGCGGGTATGGTCCGTGAAGCAATTCCAAGATCTCTTCTGAACCGACTTCCGATCTGTGGAAGGAAACGTGTGGAAGCCAACACTCGTGACACAGGGCGTCTGCCGGCTGCCTTCCTGACGCCCGGCTCGTCCTCGTTCATGGACTTCCTGTCCGAGCACGCTCCTGCGGTGCTGCCCGGCAGCCGGCCCCTGCCTGCCGTCGAGGGCGCCGTGCAGGCTCCGCACGGGACGACCATCGTCGCTGCGACGTACTCGGGCGGCGTGGTGCTCGCGGGCGACCGCCGTGCCACGATGGGCAACGTCATCGCCCAGCGTGACATCGAGAAGGTCTTCCCGGCCGACGAGTACTCGGCCGTCGGCATCGCCGGCACGGCGGGTCTCGCGGTGGAGATGGTGAAGCTCTTCCAGCTGGAGCTGGAGCACTTCGAGAAGGTCGAGGGCTCGACGCTGTCGCTGGAGGGCAAGGCCAACCGCCTGTCCACCATGATCCGCAGCAACCTCGGCATGGCCCTGCAGGGCCTCGCCGTCGTCCCGGTCTTCGCGGGCTACGACGTGCAGCACGAAAAGGGGCGCATCTTCTCCTACGACGTGACGGGCGGCCGCTCCGAGGAGGTCGGCTTCACCGCCGTCGGTTCCGGATCGGTCTTCGCCCGCGGCTCCTTGAAGAAGCTGCACCGGAGCGACCTGACGGAGGAGCAGGTCTGCACGGTGGCGCTGCAGGCGCTCTACGATGCGGCCGACGACGACTCGGCGACGGGCGGCCCCGACATGACACGCAAGATCTACCCCACGCTCACGGTCATCTCCGACGAGGGCTGCCGGAAGCTGTCCGAGGAGGAAGTCTCCGCGCTCGTACGCACCATGCACGAGGGCCGGCTGCAGCATCCCAACGGGCCGCAGGCCCCGCTCACCTGACGAAGGCCACGGGGCCTTCAGCGCCCTCTGACAGGAGAAGGAAGGGACGGATAGCCGGTGTCGACGCCGTTCTACGTCTCACCACAGCAGGCCATGGCGGACCGCGCCGAGTACGCCCGCAAGGGCATCGCTCGGGGCCGCAGCGTGGTCGTGCTGCAGTACACCGATGGCATCGTGTTCGTCGCGGAGAATCCCTCGCGGTCGCTCCACAAGATCAGCGAGATCTATGACCGCATCGCGTTCGCGGCGGTGGGCAAGTACAACGAGTTCGAGAATCTGCGCATCGGCGGCGTCCGTTACGCGGATCTTCGTGGATTCACCTACGACCGCGCCGATGTGACGGGCCGTGGCCTCGCGAACGTCTACGCCCAGACGCTGGGGACGATCTTCTCCAGCGCCGCCGAGAAGCCGTACGAGGTGGAGCTGATCGTCGCCGAGGTCGGTGCCGCCCCCGAGGACGACCAGATCTACCGGCTGCCGCACGACGGCTCCATCGTGGACGAGCACGGTTCGCTCGCGGTCGGCGGCAACTCGGACCAGATCAACAGCTATCTCGAACAGCGCCACCGTGACGACATGACGCTGGCGGAGGCGGTCAAGCTCGGCAAGGAGTCCCTGGCGCGCGACAACAACGGCGGCGAGCGTGAAGTGACCGCCGATCAGCTGGAGGTCGCGCTCCTCGACCGCACCCGCGTCCAGCAGCGAAAGTTCAAGCGGGTACTGGGCACTCAGCTGCAGCGCCTGCTGGGAGAGGACGAGAGCACGGGCGGCTCGAGTTCCTCGTCCTCCTCGGGCGGCGACGACACGGAGGAGTCCTCCGAGGGCGGTTCGGAAGAGTAGCGACCCTCACCGTCGGTTCATCCGCGTGCCCCGCAGGGCCAACACCCTGCGGGGCACGCGCTGTTGAGCGCCGGTTGAGATCTTCGGCCGGGTGCCGGCCCCCGCTGGAGAGTGCCCGGTCCCGCTCAGGACTCCGAGGGCGGTTCAGCCGTGGAACCGCGGCGCACTAGCTGGACGGGGAGCACGGGTGCATTCGCCTCCCGGCCCGCCAGGACGTCCAGCAGCGCGCGCATGCCGGCCGCGCCGACCGCCTCCGCGGGGAGGCGCACGGTCGTCAACTCCGGCTCCAGCGCGGTCGCCAGGCTCAGATCGTCGAAGCCCGTCACGGACACGTCCTCCGGCACACGCAGTCCGAGCCGCCGCGCCGCCTTGCAAGCCCCGGCCGCCAGCAGGTCGTCGTCACAGATCACGGCCGTGGGCCGCGGATCGGCCGTCAGGGCACGCGTGGCTCCGCGCAGCGCGTCCTCGACGCTGAGGTCGCTGGGCTCGGTCCGCAGTTCCGCTCCGGGCTCCAGGGCCACCGCCTGCGCCAGCGAGTGGGCTCGCACGCCGAAGGTCCAGGTGTCCACTGCCGCCGCGAGATGGGCCAGACGCCGGTGGCCGAGGCCGAGGAGATGCCCGGCCACCTGCCGCATGCCGTCGGCGATGTCGAGATTGACGGTGGCCACTGCCCGGTCGCCCTCGGGGTCGGTGTCCAGCATCACCAGTGGCAGTCCGCCCTCGCGCAGCGCAGCCAGCGCGTCGGGAGCCATCGAGGAGGCGATCACGCCGTCCAGCGCGGCGCGGGCCGAGCCGAACGGGTCGACGGCCGGTCCGATGCCCTCGGGCGAGGGATAGAGGACCACGCCGAAGTCGTGCTCGGCCGCGATCCGTGAGGCACCGGCGTGGACCCGCGCGAAGTAGTCGTGGGTGAGGGCGGGCACGACGAGGAGGGCGGTGCGGGTGCGTCCGAGCCGCAGGCTCCGGGCGGACAGATTGGGGCGGTAGCCGAGTGCCTGTGCGGCGTCCCTCACGGTTTCCGCCGTGCGGGGAGAGACCCGTCCCTCCCACTTGCCGCCCAGCACGAGAGAGACCGTCGCCTGCGAGACGCTGGCCCGCCGCGCGACGTCACGGCTGGTGGGACGCCCGCTGGAGGTCCCCGTGCGCGGCTGCTCCGCAGTGCCGGGCCGCCGGTTGCTCGCCATCCGTTTCCGCTCCTTCGCCGCCCGTGGCCGGTGCCCGGGGTGGACCGTGGGGTCAGCGACATGGTACGTATGACGGCGTTAGTTATACGTACAACGTGCTTGCCTGGAACGCTGGGCGCCGGAAGGAGAGTGGGAGCCGTGGCGATGGGTTACGCCGAACTGCTGCGTGCCAGGCACGCGATGCGGCTGCTCGCGGGCACGCTGACGGGCAGGCTTCCCAACGCCACAGGTCCACTGGCGATCGTGCTCTTCACCCGTGCCGAGGGCGGGAGTTACACGCTCGCCGGCGTCCTCTCCGCCGTGTACGGACTCGCGACCGCCGTCGGTCAGCCGATGCTCGGGCGTCTCGTCGACCTCCACGGACAACCGCGCGTGATGTTCCCCGCGGCCGTGCTCTCGGCGCTGGGCATGCTGCTGCTGACAGCCGTCGGCACCGACCCGGTGTGGGTGGCCACCGCGGGCGTGTTCGTCGCCGGAGTGTGCACCCCGCCGCTGGAGGGCGGCCTGCGTGCTCTGTGGCCCAGCGTGCTCAAGGGTCCGGAGAAGGTGCACCGGGCGTACGCGCTGGATGCCGTGGCCCAGGAAGTGATGTTCGCCGTCGGGCCGCTGCTGGTGACCGTGTTCGTGGCCCTCTGGAGCGAGGCCGCGGCACTGCTGGTTATCAACGCGATGGGTGTCCTCGGCGCACTGTGGGTCGTCGTCTCGCCGCCCTCGCGAGCGTGGCGCTCCGAGCCGCGGGAGCCGCACTGGCTGGGCGCGCTCCGCTCCGCGGGACTGCTGGCCCTGCTCGCCACCTTTTTCTTCGTCGGGCTCGCGCTGGGCGCCGTCGCCGTCGCGTCCGTGAGCTACGCGGACGAGCACGGTGAGGCCCTGATCTCCAGCCATCTGCTCTCGGCGCTGGGCTTCGGCGCCCTGGCGGGCGGTGTCGTCTACGGAGCGCGGCACTGGGCGGGCGTCCCGGAACGCAGGCTGGTGTGGCTTGTTCTCGCCCTTGCCGTGGGCTATATGCCGCTGGTCCTCGTCCCCGGTGTGATCGCGATGACGGCCCTTGCCGGACTGTCAGGGGTGTTCCTGGCGCCGGCGCTCGCCTGTGCGTTCGTGGTCGTGGACCGTCACGCACCGTCCGGGACGGTCACCGAGGCATTCTCCTGGCTGGTCACGACGTTCGGCGTCGGAGCGGCAGCCGGGACGGGAGTCGTGGGCCCCGTCATCGAGTGGGGCGGCGCCGCCGCGGGCTTCGCCGTCGTGGGCGGGGGAGGACTGGCGGCGTTCGTCGTGCTGCTGCTGACCGGCCGGGCCTTTTCAGTCGCCTCCGCGACCTCCCGCAGCGCTCCCGTCGCGGGCCCGGCATCGGGCCAGGGACATGCGTCGCCCCCGGTCACGGAGGCGGAAAATGATCGCAATGGTGCCCCCGAACCCGGTTTCAGAACAGGCCGTCAGGCGTAATGTTCAGTCATGGACCGCCGAATCTTCGGGCTTGAGAACGAGTACGGCGTCACGTGTACGTTCCGGGGTCAGCGCCGCCTGTCCCCCGACGAAGTGGCGCGGTATCTCTTCCGCCGTGTCGTGTCATGGGGCCGCAGCAGCAATGTTTTTCTGCGCAACGGCGCCCGCCTCTATCTGGACGTTGGCTCCCACCCCGAATACGCGACTCCCGAGTGCGACAACGTGACCGAGCTGGTCACCCACGACAAGTCCGGCGAGCGCATCCTCGAGGGTCTCCTCGTCGATGCCGAACGTCGCCTGCACGAGGAAGGAATCGCAGGCGACGTCTTTCTCTTCAAGAACAACACCGACTCGGCGGGCAACTCCTACGGCTGCCACGAGAATTATCTCGTCGCGCGGCACGGGGAGTTCTCGCGTCTCGCCGATGTACTCATCCCGTTCCTCGTCACGCGTCAGCTCGTGTGCGGTGCCGGCAAGGTGCTGCAGACGCCCCGAGGGGCCGTCTACTGCGTCAGCCAGCGTGCCGAGCACATCTGGGAGGGCGTCAGCTCCGCGACCACCCGGTCCCGTCCGATCATCAACACCCGTGACGAGCCGCACGCGGACGCGGAGCGCTACCGCCGCCTGCACGTCATCGTGGGCGACTCCAACATGTCCGAGACGACCATGCTGCTCAAGGTCGGGGCCACCGATCTCGTGCTGCGCATGATCGAGGCGGGCACGGTGATGCGGGACCTGACCCTGGAGAACCCGATCCGGGCCATCCGGGAGGTCAGCCACGACATCACGGGGCAGCGCAAGGTGCGCCTGGCCAGCGGCCGTGAGGCCTCGGCGCTGGAGGTGCAGCAGGAGTACTTCGAGAAGGCGCTGGACTTCTGCGACCGGCGCGGCATCCGCACGGGCCGCGTGGAGCGGGTGCTGGAGCTGTGGGGCCGGGCCCTCGAAGCCATCCGCGCCCAGGAGCTGGACAAGATCAACACGGAGATCGACTGGGTCATGAAGTACCAGCTGATCGAGCGGTACCGGGCCAAGAACAACATCACGATGTCGCACCCGCGCATCGCGCAGATAGACCTCGCGTACCACGACATCCACCGTCGCCGTGGCCTCTACTACCTGCTGGAGCGCAACAACCAGGCCGCCCGCATCTGCAACGATCTGAAGATCTTCGAGGGCAAGTCGGTGCCGCCGCAGACGACCCGTGCGCGGCTCCGCGGCGACTTCATCAGGCGGGCCCAGGAGCAGCGGCGGGACTTCACCGTCGACTGGGTCCACCTCAAGCTCAACGACCAGGCGCAGCGGACCGTCCTGTGCAAGGACCCCTTCCGGTCGGTCGACGAGCGCGTGGAGAAGCTCATCGCCGGAATGTGAGAAGTGTCGACCGGGGACGGGATGTCCGGGCGGGGCCGTAGGGTTGGCCCGACCGTCCGGACATCCCTATACCGCGAGTTGGACACAATGCTGCAGACCCCCCGGGGAACGACCCCCCACCCCAGGAAGACCTCCCTGCGCCGCTTCGTCGCGGCTCTCGCCGTGCCGGCACTGATCGTCTCCGTCGCCGCCTGCGGCAGCGAGGAGGACCAGAACGGGCAGCCTCCTCAGGTCACCGGTGCCGCGGACAAGAAGCCGAAGGTGGCCAAGGGGAAGGGCAAGCCCCCCAAGGACCTGAAGGTCAAGGTCCTCAAGGAGGGCAAGGGTCAGAAGGTCAAGAAGGGCGACTCGCTCAACGCGAACTACCACGGTCAGCTGTGGAACGGTAAGGAGTTCGACAGCAGCTGGAAGCGGGGCCAGCCGGCCACGTTCCAGATCGGTACCGGCAAGGTCATCAAGGGCTGGGACGAGGCCCTGGTGGGCAAGAAGCTCGGCAGCCGCGTCGAGATGGTGGTGCCGCCGTCGAAGGGCTACGGCAAGCAGGGCCAGCCCCCGACGATCCCCAAGAACTCCACGCTGGTCTTCGTCGTGGACCTCAAGAAGATCATGCCGAACAAGATCGACGGCGAGGTGGCGAAGCTCGACCACAACCCCGAGCTGCCCGAGGTGAGCACCAAGGTCGAGAAGGACAAGGCGCCCAAGATCACCATGCCCAAGGGCAAGGACAAGGCTCCGGACGAGCTGCTCGACGAGACGATCATCAAGGGCGACGGGAAGACGGTCACGGAGAAGAGCACCGTCCTGAGCCAGTTCACGGCCAAGCTGTGGAAGGGCGGCAAGCAGCTCGACGACACCTGGGCCCAGGGCGGGCCGCAGGAGATCCCCGTCGCCAAGATCCCCGGCTGGGCCGAGGCGCTCAAGGGCAAGAAGGCCGGCAGCCGAGTC
It contains:
- a CDS encoding ubiquitin-like protein Pup encodes the protein MATKDTGGGQQKATRQTEETEEQTDETQVSEDLKERQEALSDDVDSVLDEIDDVLEENAEDFVRSFVQKGGE
- the prcB gene encoding proteasome subunit beta, translating into MEANTRDTGRLPAAFLTPGSSSFMDFLSEHAPAVLPGSRPLPAVEGAVQAPHGTTIVAATYSGGVVLAGDRRATMGNVIAQRDIEKVFPADEYSAVGIAGTAGLAVEMVKLFQLELEHFEKVEGSTLSLEGKANRLSTMIRSNLGMALQGLAVVPVFAGYDVQHEKGRIFSYDVTGGRSEEVGFTAVGSGSVFARGSLKKLHRSDLTEEQVCTVALQALYDAADDDSATGGPDMTRKIYPTLTVISDEGCRKLSEEEVSALVRTMHEGRLQHPNGPQAPLT
- the prcA gene encoding proteasome subunit alpha — its product is MSTPFYVSPQQAMADRAEYARKGIARGRSVVVLQYTDGIVFVAENPSRSLHKISEIYDRIAFAAVGKYNEFENLRIGGVRYADLRGFTYDRADVTGRGLANVYAQTLGTIFSSAAEKPYEVELIVAEVGAAPEDDQIYRLPHDGSIVDEHGSLAVGGNSDQINSYLEQRHRDDMTLAEAVKLGKESLARDNNGGEREVTADQLEVALLDRTRVQQRKFKRVLGTQLQRLLGEDESTGGSSSSSSSGGDDTEESSEGGSEE
- a CDS encoding LacI family DNA-binding transcriptional regulator, with the translated sequence MASNRRPGTAEQPRTGTSSGRPTSRDVARRASVSQATVSLVLGGKWEGRVSPRTAETVRDAAQALGYRPNLSARSLRLGRTRTALLVVPALTHDYFARVHAGASRIAAEHDFGVVLYPSPEGIGPAVDPFGSARAALDGVIASSMAPDALAALREGGLPLVMLDTDPEGDRAVATVNLDIADGMRQVAGHLLGLGHRRLAHLAAAVDTWTFGVRAHSLAQAVALEPGAELRTEPSDLSVEDALRGATRALTADPRPTAVICDDDLLAAGACKAARRLGLRVPEDVSVTGFDDLSLATALEPELTTVRLPAEAVGAAGMRALLDVLAGREANAPVLPVQLVRRGSTAEPPSES
- a CDS encoding MFS transporter translates to MAMGYAELLRARHAMRLLAGTLTGRLPNATGPLAIVLFTRAEGGSYTLAGVLSAVYGLATAVGQPMLGRLVDLHGQPRVMFPAAVLSALGMLLLTAVGTDPVWVATAGVFVAGVCTPPLEGGLRALWPSVLKGPEKVHRAYALDAVAQEVMFAVGPLLVTVFVALWSEAAALLVINAMGVLGALWVVVSPPSRAWRSEPREPHWLGALRSAGLLALLATFFFVGLALGAVAVASVSYADEHGEALISSHLLSALGFGALAGGVVYGARHWAGVPERRLVWLVLALAVGYMPLVLVPGVIAMTALAGLSGVFLAPALACAFVVVDRHAPSGTVTEAFSWLVTTFGVGAAAGTGVVGPVIEWGGAAAGFAVVGGGGLAAFVVLLLTGRAFSVASATSRSAPVAGPASGQGHASPPVTEAENDRNGAPEPGFRTGRQA
- the pafA gene encoding Pup--protein ligase; translation: MDRRIFGLENEYGVTCTFRGQRRLSPDEVARYLFRRVVSWGRSSNVFLRNGARLYLDVGSHPEYATPECDNVTELVTHDKSGERILEGLLVDAERRLHEEGIAGDVFLFKNNTDSAGNSYGCHENYLVARHGEFSRLADVLIPFLVTRQLVCGAGKVLQTPRGAVYCVSQRAEHIWEGVSSATTRSRPIINTRDEPHADAERYRRLHVIVGDSNMSETTMLLKVGATDLVLRMIEAGTVMRDLTLENPIRAIREVSHDITGQRKVRLASGREASALEVQQEYFEKALDFCDRRGIRTGRVERVLELWGRALEAIRAQELDKINTEIDWVMKYQLIERYRAKNNITMSHPRIAQIDLAYHDIHRRRGLYYLLERNNQAARICNDLKIFEGKSVPPQTTRARLRGDFIRRAQEQRRDFTVDWVHLKLNDQAQRTVLCKDPFRSVDERVEKLIAGM
- a CDS encoding FKBP-type peptidyl-prolyl cis-trans isomerase, whose product is MLQTPRGTTPHPRKTSLRRFVAALAVPALIVSVAACGSEEDQNGQPPQVTGAADKKPKVAKGKGKPPKDLKVKVLKEGKGQKVKKGDSLNANYHGQLWNGKEFDSSWKRGQPATFQIGTGKVIKGWDEALVGKKLGSRVEMVVPPSKGYGKQGQPPTIPKNSTLVFVVDLKKIMPNKIDGEVAKLDHNPELPEVSTKVEKDKAPKITMPKGKDKAPDELLDETIIKGDGKTVTEKSTVLSQFTAKLWKGGKQLDDTWAQGGPQEIPVAKIPGWAEALKGKKAGSRVVISVPKGEFPKQQQKQFSSGVVFSVDVLDVN